In Musa acuminata AAA Group cultivar baxijiao chromosome BXJ2-10, Cavendish_Baxijiao_AAA, whole genome shotgun sequence, a genomic segment contains:
- the LOC103999837 gene encoding pathogenesis-related thaumatin-like protein 3.5, with amino-acid sequence MEASATSNVLAFVPILALLYRISDGCTFTVSNNCPHPIWPGTLAGAGTPQLPTTGFRLDSGQTARIRAPPGWSGRIWARTGCNFDTNGAGTCQTGDCGGRMECGGIGALPPVTLFEITLGKGLDEDYYDVSLVDGYNLPVVAAPRVLHGGCNATGCLADLNRGCPKELRVDGGGGVVACRSACEAFGLDEYCCSGEYANPSSCKPSFYSTIFKAACPRAYSYAFDDGTSTFTCNAYDYTIVFCANVNRMRSSHNYSKGQPTGDEPADTPSSANNLPFHLCFLVLFILFF; translated from the exons ATGGAAGCGTCGGCCACCTCCAACGTGTTGGCCTTTGTGCCAATATTAGCTCTTCTTTACAGGATTTCGGATGGTTGCACCTTCACCGTATCCAACAACTGTCCCCACCCGATCTGGCCCGGGACGTTGGCCGGGGCCGGCACACCCCAGCTCCCGACGACCGGCTTCCGGCTCGATTCCGGGCAGACTGCTCGGATACGAGCGCCACCCGGGTGGTCAGGCCGGATATGGGCTCGAACAGGATGCAACTTCGACACCAACGGAGCCGGCACGTGCCAAACCGGAGACTGCGGCGGACGGATGGAGTGTGGAGGCATTGGGGCTCTACCGCCGGTGACATTGTTTGAGATCACCCTCGGCAAAGGCCTGGACGAGGATTACTACGACGTGAGTCTCGTGGACGGATACAACTTGCCTGTCGTCGCGGCACCGAGGGTGCTACACGGAGGTTGTAACGCGACCGGATGTTTAGCAGATCTCAACCGTG GTTGTCCCAAGGAGCTTCGGGTGGACGGTGGCGGTGGGGTGGTGGCATGCAGGAGTGCTTGTGAGGCATTCGGGCTGGATGAGTACTGCTGCAGCGGGGAGTATGCTAACCCCTCCTCCTGTAAACCATCTTTCTATTCAACCATCTTCAAGGCTGCCTGCCCAAGAGCATATAGCTACGCATTTGATGATGGCACAAGCACCTTCACCTGCAACGCCTATGATTACACCATTGTCTTCTGCGCCAATGTCAACAG GATGAGGAGCTCACACAATTATTCTAAGGGTCAACCTACTGGTGACGAACCTGCGGATACGCCATCCTCTGCGAACAACCTTCCTTTTCATCTATGCTTCCTCGTCTTGTTCATTCTGTTCTTCTAG
- the LOC135624435 gene encoding small ribosomal subunit protein bS16m/bS16c-like translates to MVVRIRLSRFGCKNRPFYRVMAADSRSKRDGRHLEVLGYYNPLPGQDGGKRMGLNFDRVKYWLSVGAQPSDPVQRILFRAGLLPPPPMLALSRKGGPRDTRPIDPMSGRYLTPKDPETDLQPEGSEDQEREAAD, encoded by the exons atggtggTCCGGATCCGGCTGTCAAGGTTTGGGTGCAAGAACAGGCCTTTCTATCGAGTTATGGCTGCCGACAGTCGCTCTAAAAGAGATGGGAGACATCTTGAGGTCTTGGGCTACTATAATCCTTTGCCAG GGCAGGATGGTGGCAAGCGAATGGGATTGAACTTTGACCGAGTGAA GTATTGGTTATCTGTTGGTGCACAACCATCAGATCCAGTCCAAAGAATCCTCTTTCGTGCAGGGCTCTTGCCACCTCCTCCGATGCTTGCATTGAGTCGTAAAGGCGGGCCACGCGACACCCGACCTATCGATCCAATGAGCGGCCGCTACTTGACTCCCAAAGATCCTGAAACTGATCTTCAACCAGAAGGCAGTGAGGACCAAGAGCGAGAAGCAGCCGATTAG